GCCGCAGCACGGCAGCGCGCAGCAGCGGCCCGCGATGCAGATCGAAGGGCTTTTGAGCCTCCTCGTGCATCAGGCGCTGCGCCTCGGACTCGCGGGTCTGGCCGGGTAGCGCGGTCAGGTCGATCAGCGGCAGGTCCAGCGTCAGCTCCGGCGCGATCACCTGGATCGGCTGGCCTTTGGCAGCGGCAAACGTTGTGCGCATCACCTCATGCCGCCGCACGATCGCGTTGAGGCTCTGCTCAAGCGCGATCAGACTCAGCGATCCGTCGAGCCGGATCGCCGCCGCAATATTATATGCCGAGCTGCCCGGCTCCAACTGGTCGAAGAACCACAGCCGCTGCTGCGCAAATGACAAAGGAATAAAGCCGTCGTCTGTTCTGCGAGGAATACGTTGCTGCGAAGGGGTGTCCAGGCCCTCTGCTTCAAGCATTGCCTCCAGCAGCGCACGACGATCGGCAGAGAGTTTAAATTTTGATTTGGAAGATTGACTCATCTCTCTCTCGCTTTCACCGCTCCCTTCTGGGGGATTGTGATTGGTCGACAAGCATGGTTTCGACTTCGTTATCGGACATTTGCGCGATCTGGAACAACAACTGCGCTGTCTTCTCGACGCGCGCCGGGACCGCCGCATGCCGTAATATTTCCGCGCTCAGCGTGCCGACTGTCGGCGCGCTAAAGACGCTACGCAGCGGCAGATCCACCTGGAACGTGTCGTGGATCTGAGCGATGATCTGGGTTGCCAGCAGGGAATGACCGCCCAGATCGAAGAAGTTATCATCGACGCCGATCTGCTCGATGCCCAGCACCTCACTCCACAGCGAGGCCACGATCTCCTCAAGCGGCGTGCGCGGCGCGACAAACGCGGCGTGGGAGTGCAGCTCCGGCGCGGGCAGCGCCTTGCGATCGACCTTGCCGTTCTCGGTCAGCGGCAGCGCGTCGAGCAGCACCAGCGCCGCCGGCACCATGTACTCCGGCAGGCGCGCTTTAAGGTAGGTTTCGAGTTCCAAGGTTCGAGATTCGGGTTTCGAGCTCCGTGTTTCGAGTTCCTGGTTCTCGGTTCCGGGTGCCATGTCCCAAGGATCGGCGTCTTGGTTCTCTACCACATAGGCCACGAGTCGCTGATCGCCCGGCGTGTCTTCCCGCGCGAGCACGACGACATCGCGCACGGCGGGATGCTCGGCCAGCACGGCCTCGATCTCGCCCAGCTCGATCCGAAAGCCGCGCAGCTTCACCTGCTGGTCGATCCGCCCCAGGAACTCCAGCGTGCCGTCCGCCAGATACCGCGCCAGGTCGCCCGTCTTGTACAGCCGCCCGCCCCCCGTGCCGCTGAACGGATCGGGCACGAACGTCGCGCCGGTCAGCGCGGGGCGATTAAGATAGCCCCGGCCCACGCCGTCGCCGCCGATGTACAG
This DNA window, taken from Herpetosiphonaceae bacterium, encodes the following:
- a CDS encoding phosphopantetheine-binding protein yields the protein SLPSVIPIGRPIANTQLYVLDRQMQPVPLGAHGELYIGGDGVGRGYLNRPALTGATFVPDPFSGTGGGRLYKTGDLARYLADGTLEFLGRIDQQVKLRGFRIELGEIEAVLAEHPAVRDVVVLAREDTPGDQRLVAYVVENQDADPWDMAPGTENQELETRSSKPESRTLELETYLKARLPEYMVPAALVLLDALPLTENGKVDRKALPAPELHSHAAFVAPRTPLEEIVASLWSEVLGIEQIGVDDNFFDLGGHSLLATQIIAQIHDTFQVDLPLRSVFSAPTVGTLSAEILRHAAVPARVEKTAQLLFQIAQMSDNEVETMLVDQSQSPRRER